One genomic segment of Verrucomicrobiaceae bacterium includes these proteins:
- a CDS encoding ferredoxin, translating to MADAANKYSQNVSGAYYVDDQCIDCDLCRETAPANFKRDDDGGHSYLFKQPENDDETKLCEEALTGCPVEAIGRDGEG from the coding sequence ATGGCTGACGCAGCGAACAAATACTCCCAGAACGTGTCCGGCGCTTACTATGTGGACGATCAGTGCATCGACTGCGACCTCTGCCGTGAAACTGCTCCCGCGAACTTCAAACGCGATGACGACGGCGGTCACTCCTACCTTTTTAAGCAGCCTGAAAACGACGATGAAACGAAACTCTGCGAGGAAGCCCTCACTGGCTGCCCTGTCGAGGCCATCGGTCGTGACGGCGAAGGCTGA